The nucleotide window ttaatatttttgaatAGTTACAATTCCCAGTGAAAATGCATTTCCTTCTGCCTATAGCAAGCGAGACAAAACAGCTAATGTGTACGTAAATAGCACATGTACATTAGATAAAGTGGAAGACAGATATCGCGTGTCTGCCGCCGAATAAAATCAATATTTACCAGCTTCCATAATAAAAGCTGTCGGCGTTAATTGCAAGGTGACAGAGctaaacaaaaatattatttttctttcgttacctattttaataaatcgtgaTTAATGGCGACCCGGTATCTCTGTGTTAAATAATTTTTCGTTTCCGATTTCATCCACGAATTGTTGCCGTAAATGCGTAAAAAATTCGTAGTCTGTTTATCAGCGAATCGGatcgagtacagtaaattctccctaattgtccttcagcttgtaaacaacaacggagaatttgggaagaggtgatacgattgttcgagcctcgcacctcgtttttataattttcacaATAtaattgacaatcggcaactataaaaatgagccgcgagactcaaattgttcatttttctttagaaaataaaatttatgaaataaaattgggaagaatttactgtacatttatGCGAATAAAACTGTAATGAAAATCGGTGCAAAGCTTCAAATTGTTACGCTTTATCTCTATTGAAACGATTGAACGAAATTTATGACACTTAGGATCCGCAACCACCGGCACCATGGACCGATGTCAAGGACGTTCGGATACCTCATGGGAGGCGTTGCACGCAATTACACGAACTCGATGTCGAGAGAGTAACTGGCCAAGAGGATTGTCTTTATCTAAACGTTTACACCAATTCGCTCCAAGAATGTAAACCAGTGATGTTCTGGATCCATGGAGGCGCGTTCCGTGTAGGAAGTGCCACCTTTCTAGAGAAGCAGCCTGACTATTTGCTGGCGAAGGACGTCGTGGTTGTTTCGACTAATCACAGACTCGGCGCTTTCGGTGAGTTTCGTTTATCATTTCGTGCATCATTCGATTGCACCGATAAACGAAAATCCTCGACACGGAAATTGAGATAATCGTGATACGACGGCCACGTTCTTTGGAATTGACGATCAGCAGTATTTGGGCTGGTATAATAAGTATTTAAcgggaaaaatatttaaaaaatgttactcAAGAAAATGTAAACGAAAATACTAGTACTTGGTGCTAGAACAGATATTGTTTTCCCGAATTGACGAACAGCAGTATTTGGGCTCGAGTATAATAACTATTTAACGgggaaaatatttaaaaaatgttactcACCTATTATTAAACAAATGTACGAAAATGTAAACGAAAATACTAGTACTTGGTGCTAGAACAAATATTGTTTCCCTGAATTGACGATCAGCAGTATTTGGGCACGAGTATAGTAACTATTTAACGGGGAAAATACTAAAAAAATGTTACTTACCTATTATTAAGAAAATGTAAGAAAATGTAAACAAAAACACTAGTACTTGGTACTAGAACAAATATTTGTTCTGGTACTAGTGgcttttttttacattttcgtatatttttattttataattaacccattttttattttataattaatccattctttattttataattaatcctCCTGCAACGGGATGTCCATAGGTTTCTTGAATCTGGGCCACAAATTAGCACCGGGCAACCAAGGACTGAAGGACTTGATCGCTGCTCTGGAATGGGTCAAGGAGAACATCGCGAATTTCGGTGGTGATCCGAACAACGTTACAGTTTTTGGCGCTAGCACCGGAGGAGTGTTGTGCCACGCATTATCAGTGTCGCCGCGAGCACGAGGTATGTAACGCGAATTCATTTGTCGATCGACCGAAAAAGACCAGCTGCTAGGGTAAGTGTGGGTATTGTtgcggacgccccaaatactgcggtatttgataaaagtaataaaatctaacattttatagcgtgtaatcttctaaaaatgaatctcataattttttatgtATTTAATATTGTCAATTTATTACTTGTATATCATAAattgataatattaaatatataaaaaattataaataataaaaatatataaaaaaaatcaaaagccaataaattaattaaaactgtGATTACTACGGTAGGTAtgacacgcagtaatcggaacgtccgcagtatttagCTCGCAGTAATCGGATGTCCGCTGTATTTGACGCGAAGTAATCggacgtccgcagtatttgacacgctgtaatcggaacgtccacagtatttggctcgcagtaatagatacataatcGCAATAATATATGCACGCGTATGGTTTCTTTATGTTACGCTTTTTAACGAAATTCgtgctttcagagatccaaCATTTCGAggaaagtaaatattcaagtttaagaataataaatatagctcgagttgtcaatttattggcgtaaaaggtcttatcttctctgtcaaagttcgaATGCGCTTACCCTACGCGCGAAATCGCGATAAACGATGTTTAAACCACCGATAAGAATCCCACGAATTGTCCGTATCGTTGTCTCGTTTCCGCAGGACTGTTCCACAAAGCGATCCTACAGAGCGGATTGCTGAATTGTTCGTGGGTTATGAATCAAAGCCGACCGGAGCGCTGTTTCAAGCTCGCCAAGCTGCTCGGCAAGGATTCCACCGATCCCGAAGAAGTTCTTCGATACCTGCGCACCATCGACGCCAAGAAAATCGTGAAGGCTTACGAAGGCATTCTCGAAGTCGAGGCAAACGAGTTTTCTTGGAATACTATATTAtcgataattgagccgtttatctttaaagtggcataagtcacttttttttttcttttttttttttttaaatgaaaagataccgttcaattgtaattagcgttaccattaactcgatttttttgaaaaagtgacttatgccactttcaaaataaatatggctcaattatcaataattataattatcgatGCGCCCCACGACACAGTAGAATGGCTTTTACCGTAACGCGAGGAAATTTTTTCTTGTTCGCATTTTCTTGTTCGAGGAAATTTTTTCGCATGTTCACATTCGTGCCTCGACAAGTTACACGTGTTTCTAGATGACTGACAGAAACATATGGAAGCACGTTAGCAAGTATGCGCATGTATCACTGTCATTGTCTAAGAGCAGCTTTGCTTGTCCGATGTAAGAAGATTGGGGAAGAATTTGTAATAAAAGCAGTCGCGACGTTTTGAAGATTGAAAATCGACACGTATAAATTTCAAATTGATCCTGTCGCAAACTAAAATAAGTCCAGAGGAGGATCGCGTTACGGTGAATGGAATTGTACTGTACaatgatgtctccctaaccgacactcagattgtgcagaaaaatggacaatttgggaagagtagatacgattattcgagcctcgtggctcgtttttataattgtggacaatttataactatgaaaataaaccgcgaggctcgaataatcgtatctcctcttcccaaattgtccatttctgtgaacaatctgagcgtcaattagagagacattactgtagtgggGAGCCAATTTACAGACGATTATAGCATTTGCGTTGGCAAACGTACTTATTGCCGGCATAAGAGCACACGCGgtgaaataattgttattcTCGCGTACTTCTTGCAGGAACTAAAAGCGTTAGACCTCCCCTTTGGACTGAATCCCGACTACATGGCGGACGATCCAGTCTTGCCGTTTCCTCTGGAAAAGATGATCACCATGGACACGACTGTTCCTGTTATTGTTGGATACACGTCGCACGAGTTTCTGATGTTTATGAAAGGTGGTCCGTATAATATGGTGCATGTTTATTCAGCTGTTCGTATCGACCGCATATGCTCGAACATTTCAATGTTGGTATAATTGAAATGTTGGGACAATCGAATCCTCGATTATTCGAAGATTTAGTTCGAACagtcgaatacagtaatttctcccggaaatgccaaatttcgggttgctgtgaatttccctgtgctagtcctacgcctatgtaatttatcgcCATGACGATGCTAAGGATCGACGGAAGACGACGCAAAGTGGTCTgcttggcctccgaattacctttgaatcgtggcaaaagattagaaataaaatagttaagtcatcgttctTATTCTATGTATTACTATGTAGTTATATAGGATGTCTCAAGATTATGGCATTAGcggaaaatgaggagttcccgaggtgattcgaagtaacttcttcctttacaaaaattttttccgaggcatcgtttacgagttattgaggaaaagcagttgaccaatgagtggcgagctcgccttggcgctaggcggcccagccaaccagcgcacgaagcccagttccgctcattggctcggtcgcctcgcgccagccgagctcgcctctcattggtcactctttttcgttgataactcgttaacgatgcctcggagaaaatttttgtaaaggaaaaagttgcttcgaatgacctcagtaatctctaatttcccagaagtaccataattttggaacatcctgtatgTATTAATGTACATCGGCATGCTAGTCGACCTCCAAACATTTCtggcagaaattactgtacttaaaTCGTCCAGCATCGAATGGTCGAAGAAGGTGTTCACAACTATTTGTTTCATCTTCCAGATACGACGCCGCCGTCGATAAGGAGGTTCAACGACTGGTTACCGCTAACGGTGAAAAAATTGGCTTCGTTGAAAAATCTCAGCCCTGAGAAAACCAAAAAATTGTACGCGACCGTTAAAGAAACCTATTTAAATGGAATGCCGATTACCATGGATAACATGGACGAATTCGTGCGTTATGTAAGCGACTGTTATTTCGGCATTCCTGCGAAAATATTTGTAGAGGACCGGGTGAAGAGATCGACACCGCCCACTTACTTTTATGTGTACACGTACGTCGGTACTCAGATAACGCACACGGACGCGCTGGTCAAACGTGTCATCAAGGGTAATCCAGCTTTTCGAACGATTCGCGATCAAAATTTCATACACGGAATATCGCGGGAACCGGTTCAATTTTCAGAGAGTATTATACTCATTCTACTCGTATACCGAGTTTACTCGCAGACTCAGAATCGTTGGAATCAGATTCGaaaatgtttaaaatcgctCGCCGATATCCGCCAAATATTtcacagtacagtaatgtctctctgattgacgctcggattgtctacaaaaatggagaatttgggaagaggagatacgattatttgagccttgcgattcgttttttatagttacgaattgtcaacaacggagccgcaaggctcgaataatcgtatcttctcttcccaaattgtccatttctgtgcacaatttgagcgtcagttagggagacactactgtacctcttaaccctttcggtacaaGCGCGCTGTCAGTCGTGACATtcccactgtacggggtgccgcgccgaaaatgcgcacatagcACAGTGGGTCGGTCCACTTTTGTACAAAGATTTTCTTAAGTAATAACTatgcttaatccgtttctaaatctttcgtttcctgtaaacattctgtaatgGGCCTACAATATGTTCAAATCTATGAACaagtttcgaacaaaaatgtaaccTTAAATTTTGTAAATCAATTCAGATCGAACGACGATTATACCtatagctgttttttcggaatccttgtaagaaaagactttattagaataatttctaatatggCAGAAATATGGCTCGCATgaatgccagatgtattcggcgCTTGTCCATACCGGTCATCGGATGGATGCCggtatacaggttgtcccaaaattatggtatttccggaaaatgaggggttcctggggtcatttgtagcaactttttccttagcaaaaatgttttacgatgcttcgttcacgagttattaacgaaaaacgctgaccaatcaaagacgagctcggttggcgcaaggcagccgagccaatcagcggatctgggctttgcgcgctcgttggctcggccgcctcgcgccaatcgagctcgcctctcattggtcactgttttttgtcgataactcgcgaacgaagcctcgtagaatattttcgctaaggaaaaagttgcttcaaatgatctcgggaaccactcatttcccggaaataccataattttggaataccctgtatatccggcgctcggccacacaggtgatcagatggatgccggatatatccggcgctcgtaccgaaagggttaaatctcctatatttaatttttatcattAACGCCAACTGACAATCGTTCAACGgtttttaaataaatgattCTAATATTCGCGAAGTCAATGAATTTAATAGTTTCAAATTTTGAGGTTAGCCTCTTGAAAGATCGCGAATCATTTCGGCTACGTTCTGCACGCTTGCAACTTAAAAACGTATgttaacgaacgaacgaacgtttCAGGAGCATCGCACGTCGATGAAATGGCGTATCTGTTTTATCTGGCTTCCCTAAGAACCGACGATCCGGAACCACCAGCGGTAGGAACGAAGGATAGAACGATGATAGAACGTTTAACTACCATGTGGACCAATTTCGGTAAAACAGGGTGAGCGTCCTTTAGAGCGACAAGCTGAATCGTACGAGTTTAATTTCCGGCGTTGTTGTGGAATAAATATTTTTCGCATAGAAATCCTACGCCGTGCCTCGACGAGCACATCAAAGTCATCTGGGAGCCTGTGACGGAGAACGATATTAGGTATTTGGAGATCGGCGATGAATCCGTGATGGTTTCTATGAAGCCACACATTTTCAGTTCGTAACGAATACATTTTCACCGACTGCGAAGCAACGACTGGATCCCGCGGATTTTTCTACGGAAGAAAAATTGTCCGCATGAACCGCGAGTCACTTATTTCTGTCTTTAGTAATTACAACGAGCCGAATATGGGTCCGGCTGTGTTTTTCAATTTCACACATATTTCTATTCCTTTACAATTGATTCTACTTATTTTTGTGAGAGATGAATGCGATCCGCGATCGCTGTTTACAATAAAGTTTTGTATTATTAACGTTAATCGCTCCTTTTGCTTTTATATCAATCTCAATCGTTTCTTTGGTTCTTATCAATTGTTAATAATCAATTGAtttgtacatatatatgttTAACATAAAGTTAAATTCGACACGATCATAGACGTCGGATTACAACACGGCCAGCCATGCCAAAAGCCAATTATTGCCTTTTTGTTTTATTCACGTATAActtacaacaataataatacatgTAATCGGTTCCGTATGCTCGCAAGAAAACTAAAAGGTGCAAATAGAAGTGAAGTAGTAAGTACATTGTTACACCGCTACGTCTCTGTAAAATGTCATCGACAGCTATTTACACGCGTCGAGAAACCGAAATGGCGTCCGCCCGCGTAACATCGTTCGCGAATCGAACGTCCGAAATGCCTCGCGCGTGCGAGGaacacctcaggaatcaccgaATCGTCTCGTCCACGCGAAACGTTACATCTTAAAATCGAACATCCGATCGCTCTTAACCCTTTAAGCGCTATGAACCCATATATGCGTTCTCACACAACCATTTGATTTTGGCTACGAACCCATATATGCGTTTTCGCATAACCGTTCGATTTTGATTTGAAAATCAAAGTATGTAGCAGACTACGATGCCTCGATAGGCGCAGTTGataaaatcgatacgattttGAGTTCGCTTCGCCGCGTTTGAAAAAGCACAAAACGGTATAGAAAATATTTCTTCCACCTCTTAAACCTCGCTACATACCATCCGTATATTCTTTATAAAAATGCTAATAATAAAACTGACACATTTGAAAAATTTCATCCGTTTCTCATAAAAGATATTTTGCGAGAATACCCACCGCATAGAGTAGAGACTAAAGGAGGAAGAGCTCGTTCGAACGACTTTCCATTTCGGTTAACGGAGAGGCATTTCCCTGCATCTTGCGTaactaaagaaaataaaaaaacattcTTCGCTACGCGAATGCGCTGTTTGCACTAAAAATAATCGCGAAACCGACTCGCGTTACGAACGCAAAAAATGTAACATTGGCTTACGTATCGAACCCTGCTTCGAGATTTACCACGCgatataaaattatgaaattttcaatttaaaagaTATAATTTATCACTGTTATATCGTTCGTGTTATCGTTGCTCAATGTATTAAACGGTTATCGAGGCTTTCGAGGTCACCGCATAATTTATTTCAGTTACAATCGATATATACCTTGCGATGAAAATTCAGTCTGCTCAATTTGCGCTCTTTCGTAAAAAGTACGCAGCCCACGGTAGGCTTTTTCGTACCGAGTGGGCGGTCCATGGCGCACGCTCAACGTCGGGCAACTCAGCGCTCAAAGTATGTAACATTACAAAGTATGTATGTCGATTACAAAGTATGTAACCGGAAACGGGATCCGAGTAGCATAAAAACGTTGTCGCGAGACCCCCGTAGGCGTCGAGAGAAGACGCGGGGCTGatagaaattatttaaataaatactttgtCTGTCGTGACTGTAACGGTACGCTTAATTTCTAAAACGCGGATCGTCGCGGTGAAATCGCAACACGGTGAAATCGCGCGTGACAATCGGAT belongs to Megalopta genalis isolate 19385.01 chromosome 1, iyMegGena1_principal, whole genome shotgun sequence and includes:
- the LOC117224186 gene encoding esterase FE4 isoform X2, with translation MQTRFTSCTKSIRRTQWSVVNKLIRLQSTMSDPIVTVKQGKLRGAVQENVLGLGRSFIAFHEIPFAAPPVGDLRFKDPQPPAPWTDVKDVRIPHGRRCTQLHELDVERVTGQEDCLYLNVYTNSLQECKPVMFWIHGGAFRVGSATFLEKQPDYLLAKDVVVVSTNHRLGAFGFLNLGHKLAPGNQGLKDLIAALEWVKENIANFGGDPNNVTVFGASTGGVLCHALSVSPRARGLFHKAILQSGLLNCSWVMNQSRPERCFKLAKLLGKDSTDPEEVLRYLRTIDAKKIVKAYEGILEVEELKALDLPFGLNPDYMADDPVLPFPLEKMITMDTTVPVIVGYTSHEFLMFMKDTTPPSIRRFNDWLPLTVKKLASLKNLSPEKTKKLYATVKETYLNGMPITMDNMDEFVRYVSDCYFGIPAKIFVEDRVKRSTPPTYFYVYTYVGTQITHTDALVKRVIKGASHVDEMAYLFYLASLRTDDPEPPAVGTKDRTMIERLTTMWTNFGKTGNPTPCLDEHIKVIWEPVTENDIRYLEIGDESVMVSMKPHIFSS
- the LOC117224186 gene encoding esterase FE4 isoform X3 encodes the protein MSDPIVTVKQGKLRGAVQENVLGLGRSFIAFHEIPFAAPPVGDLRFKDPQPPAPWTDVKDVRIPHGRRCTQLHELDVERVTGQEDCLYLNVYTNSLQECKPVMFWIHGGAFRVGSATFLEKQPDYLLAKDVVVVSTNHRLGAFGFLNLGHKLAPGNQGLKDLIAALEWVKENIANFGGDPNNVTVFGASTGGVLCHALSVSPRARGLFHKAILQSGLLNCSWVMNQSRPERCFKLAKLLGKDSTDPEEVLRYLRTIDAKKIVKAYEGILEVEELKALDLPFGLNPDYMADDPVLPFPLEKMITMDTTVPVIVGYTSHEFLMFMKGDTTPPSIRRFNDWLPLTVKKLASLKNLSPEKTKKLYATVKETYLNGMPITMDNMDEFVRYVSDCYFGIPAKIFVEDRVKRSTPPTYFYVYTYVGTQITHTDALVKRVIKGASHVDEMAYLFYLASLRTDDPEPPAVGTKDRTMIERLTTMWTNFGKTGNPTPCLDEHIKVIWEPVTENDIRYLEIGDESVMVSMKPHIFSS
- the LOC117224186 gene encoding esterase FE4 isoform X1, yielding MQTRFTSCTKSIRRTQWSVVNKLIRLQSTMSDPIVTVKQGKLRGAVQENVLGLGRSFIAFHEIPFAAPPVGDLRFKDPQPPAPWTDVKDVRIPHGRRCTQLHELDVERVTGQEDCLYLNVYTNSLQECKPVMFWIHGGAFRVGSATFLEKQPDYLLAKDVVVVSTNHRLGAFGFLNLGHKLAPGNQGLKDLIAALEWVKENIANFGGDPNNVTVFGASTGGVLCHALSVSPRARGLFHKAILQSGLLNCSWVMNQSRPERCFKLAKLLGKDSTDPEEVLRYLRTIDAKKIVKAYEGILEVEELKALDLPFGLNPDYMADDPVLPFPLEKMITMDTTVPVIVGYTSHEFLMFMKGDTTPPSIRRFNDWLPLTVKKLASLKNLSPEKTKKLYATVKETYLNGMPITMDNMDEFVRYVSDCYFGIPAKIFVEDRVKRSTPPTYFYVYTYVGTQITHTDALVKRVIKGASHVDEMAYLFYLASLRTDDPEPPAVGTKDRTMIERLTTMWTNFGKTGNPTPCLDEHIKVIWEPVTENDIRYLEIGDESVMVSMKPHIFSS